AGGGGACCGGCGAGGAGCCCGAGGGCGCGACCCAGCCCGACCCGGGCCCCGGGACCGGAGGCTTCCCGGACGGGGATCCGCCGAGCCCCGGCGACGCGGAGCAGCCGGACGCCCCCGCGCCGGACGGCGGGACCGACGGGGACGGGCCCGCCTACGAGCCGCCCGCGGAGCAGCCACCCGACGACGAGGCACCCGCTGGGGAGACGGGCACGGAGACACCGACCGACGAGGTGCCTGCCGAGGAGGTGCCCGCGGAGGAGACACCCGCCGAGGAGACACCCGCCGAGGAGACACCCGCCGAGGAGACACCCGCCGAGGAGACGCCTACCGAGCAGACACCTACCGAGGACACACCCACCGAGACAGCGACCGACGAGGCGCCCGCCTACCAGGCACCTGCCGGTGAGACGCCCGCCGGAGAGACACCCACCGACGGGGCACCCACCGAGGCGACGTCCTCGGCGGAGGCGTCGACGGCGGAGGCGCCCACGACGGAGGCACCCTCGACAGGCACGCCCACCGCGGGGACGGCCACTGAGGAGCCGACCGTCCCGTGACCGGCGACCCCGGGGCCTGAGCGCTCGGACTGCCGCGGTGGCGCACCGCCCGGTGACGACACGCCCTGTCCAGTCACTTTGCGAGCTCCTCCGCCCACGGCCCGGCGTCCCGCTGCCCGGTCGGTTCGAGACGAACCGGTCCCCCTCACCGTGCGCAGTGCGGCGGCGACCGCGTGCGGGACCACGCCGCGCCCACCCTCGGGCACCCCCCGGCGCGGGGAGTAAACGGGTGGACACATCGCCGGGACGGTCGGGAAGACTCCGGCGTCCGATGGAGTACCCGTCGTCAGCGGCCCCGACGGGAGGTCACCCGTGAGCCCTGAGACCTTCGGTCCGTACGAACTGCTCGAACTGCTCGGCCGTGGCGGCATGGGCGAGGTCCACCGCGCCTGGGACACCCGCCGCGAGCGGGTCGTGGCACTCAAGCGACTCCTGCCCGAACTGGCCGACGACGAGCAGTTCCGCGCCCGCTTCTACCGGGAGTGCAACGGCGCCGCCCGGCTCAACGAGGCGCACGTCGTCCCCATCCACGACTTCGGCGAGATCGAGGGCCGGCTGTACCTCGACATGCGCCTGGTCGACGGCCGGGACCTGTCCGAGCTCCTCGAGCAGGAGGGGCCGTTCCCGGCCGACCTGGCCGTCACCGTCGTCGAGCAGGTGGCGGCAGCGCTGGACGCCGCGCACGCGGCCGGGATCATCCACCGCGACGTGAAGCCGTCGAACGTGCTAGTGACCGGCACGGGGTCGGTCCCGCACTGCTACTTGGTGGACTTCGGCATCGCCGGGACCACCGGGGGCAGGACGACCGGCTCGCTGACCCGGACCGGCATGTTCGTGGGCACCCTGGAGTACGTCGCTCCCGAGCGCCTGGGCAACGGGCCGACCGACCACCGCGTCGACGTCTACTCCCTGGCGTGCCTGCTGCACCAGCTCCTCACCGGCCAGCCGCCGTTCCCCACGTTCGACCCGGCCGCGCTGTGCGCCGCGCACCTCTACCGCGAGCCGCCGCGGCCGTCGGCCACGGTTCCCTCCCTCCCGCCGGCCCTCGACGCGGTCGTCGCCCGCGGGATGGCCAAGGACCCCGACGCACGGTTCCCGAGCGCCGGTGCCCTGGCCTGGGCGGCCCGGGCGGCTCTCGGCGGCGACGACGTCCGGACGCCGGTCGTGCCCCTGCGGGGTGCACCGCCGACCGTGACCCCGCCGCCCCTGACACCGCCGGCGCCGGCGACGACCGGTGGGCACGGGGCACCCGCGTCCACGCCACCGGTCCCCGCCGTGACCGCGGCGGCCCGGTCCGAGGGGGCGCTCCCCCCGACCGTCACCGGGACGGCACCGCCGTCCCGGGACGAGCCACCCGACCCACGGCAGCCGGTGGGGAGGCGGCCGGCCCGGCGACGTCTGGCAGGGGCGCTGATCGCCGTCGCGGTCGCCGCCGCCGCCGCGGGTGGCGTGGTCGCAGCACGGGTCCTCGACGGGGACAGCACGCCCGTGATCACCGAGGCAGCCGACGACCCCGGCGACTCCCCGTTCCACCGCCCGCCAGGGGGAGGCGGCCAGATGGGGGAGCAGGTGCCCGCGCCCGAGCAGTCGTCCGCGCCGACGGAAGGTGTGTCCGGTGATCAGCCCGGCCTGTACGGCGGGACCGGCGCGCAGGTCTGTGACGCAGCAGGGCTGACGCGGTTCCTCGAGGCGAACCCCAGCCAAGCCGCCGCGTGGGCCGAGGTCCAGGGGATCGAGCCCGAGGGGATTGGCGCCTTCATCGCCGACCTGACCCCGGTGGTGCTCCGCTTCGACACCGCCGTCACCAACCACGGGTTCGTCGACGGCCGGGCGACGCCGTTCCACTCGGTGCTGCAGGCCGGGACCGCCGTCCTCGTGGACGAGTTCGGCTCCCCGCAGGTGCGCTGCGCGTGCGGCAACCCGCTCGACCCGCCCGCGCCGCGTCCGTCCCCGGAGTACGAGGGAGAGCCGTGGCCGTCCTTCTCCGAGGACGTCGTGGTGAACGTGACCCCGGCGCCGGTGGTTGTGAACGCGCTGGTCGTGGTCTACGCCGACGGGCAGATCCGCGAGCGGCCGCTGAGCACCAGCGGTGAGGAGGACAAGACCCCGCCGCCCGAGGTGTTGATGGATGCCGAGGAGTTCGTCGAGGACCCGACGACCGCCACCCCGCCCGCCTCGGCTCCGGCCTCGCAGAGCTCGCCGAGCACGAGCCCGCCCGCCTCGGCTCCGGCCTCGCAGAGCTCGCCGAGCACGAGCCCGCCCGCCTCGGCTCCGGCCTCGCAGAGCTCGCCGAGCACGAGCCCGCCCGATGACGGCACCGGCGGCACCGGCACCGGGGAGACCAGCAACCCCGACACCGGCGGCACCGGCACCGGGGAGACCACCAACCCCGACACCGGCGGCACCGGCACCGGGGAGACCACCAACCCCGACACCGGCGGCACCGGCACCGGGGAGACCACCAACCCCGACACCGGCGGCACCGGCACCGGGGAGACCACCAACCCCGACACCGGCGGCACCGGCACCGGGGAGACCACCAACCCCGACACCGGCGGCACCGGCACCGGGGAGACCACCAACCCCGACACCGGCGGCACCGGCACCGGGGAGACCACCAACCCCGACACCGGCGGCACCGGCACCGGGGAGACCACCAACCCCGACACCGGCGGCACCGGCACCGGGGAGACCACCAACCCCGACACCGGCGGCACCGGCACCGGGGAGACCACCAACCCCGACACCGGCGGCACCGGCACCGGGGAGACCACCAACCCCGACACCGGCGGCACCGGCACCGGGGAGACCACCAACCCCGACACCGGCGGCACCGGCACCGGGGAGACCACCAACCCCGACACCGGCGGCACCGGCACCGGGGAGACCACCAACCCCGACACCGGCGGCACCGAAACAGACACCGACACCAGTGGAGGCAACGGCGAGGACACCAGCACGGGCGGCTGATCCAACGGCTCGGCCACGGACGCCCGCTGCCGCGGCCAGTAGCGCGCCGGCCGAGGAGTCGGCCGCGGTCCCGGTCAGCTAAGGGCGGCGCCGGCGGCGGTGTACCGGGCGGCGAGGTCGCGCAGGTGCGGCCCCATCTCCGGCGGGGACAGCACGGTGAACGGCGCGCCGGTGACGCCCAGGGCCAGCGCCGCCCAGTCGAGGTCGTCGGCCTCGATGCGCACGCGGCAGCCCCCGTCGCCGTCGTCGGTCACCGCGGCCCAGCGGCCGATCCGCTCGCGCACCCGCCCGGCCGGGGCGGCGACGACGGCCTCGACGACGAACCGCGTCCAGGCGCTGCCGATCCGCTCGCGCACGTAGGCCGCGGCGTCCTCGGCCGGGAACCGCCGGGGGCCGAAGACGGCGCCGGTGCCGCGTGGGGCGTCCAGCCGGTCGAGCCGGAACACCCGCCAGTCGCCGCGATCGAGGTCCCAGCCGACGAGGTACCAGCGGCGGCCCAGCGCGACCAGCCGGTGCGGCTCGACCGTGCGCTCGGACCGCTCCCGGCCGGGCGGCGTGTAGCCGAAGACGGTGCGCTCGGTGTCGCGGCAGGCCAGCGCGACGGCGGTCAGGACAGCGGGGTCGACGGCGTCGTCGGTCGAGGTCGGTCCCCACCCGGCCGGGACGGTCATCGCGCGCAGCGCGTCGACCCGCCGCCGCAGCCGGGCGGGCATCACCTGCACCAGCTTGGCCAGCGCCCGCACCGACGTCTCGGCCATCCCGGCGACCGGGCCGGCCGCGGCCGCCTGCAGTCCCACGGCCAGGGCGACGGCCTCGTCGTCGTCGAGCACCAGCGGCGGCAGCGCGGCGCCGGGTGCCAGCGCGTAGCCGCCGTCCACCCCGCGCGAGGCCGACACCGGGTAACCGAGCTCGCGGAGCCGGTCGACGTCGCGGCGCAGCGTGCGCACGGAGACGCCCAGGCGGCCGGCGAGGTCGGGGCCGGGCCAGTAGCGGCGGGCCTGCAGGAGGGAGAGCAGGCGCAGGGTGCGGGCGCTCGGGTCGGTCACGTCCCCATCCTCGGCGACACAGCGGTCAGGATCTGACCGCAATGCGCGGGACCGTGGTCCCGGCAGCCCCCACCACTCCCCCGGAGGACACCGTGACCGCTCCCACCGCCCCCGCCCTGGACACCGAGCGCGCCGACCTGCTGGAGACCCTCGGCACCCATCGGGCGTTCCTGCGCTTCACCGTCCGCGGCCTGACCGACGAGCAGGCCACCCGGCGGACGACGGTCAGCGCGCTCACCCTGGCCGGCCTCGTCAAGCACGTGGCCGCCACCGAGGCCACGTGGGCGGACTTCGCCGTCCGCGGTCCGGCCGCGTTCGCCGACACCACGCCGGAGGTCTGGGCGCAGGAGTGGGTGCTCGAGCCCGGCGAGACGCTGGCGGACGTGCTGGCCCGCTACGAGCAGGTCGCAGCCCGCACCGACGAGCTGGTGCGCACGATCGACCTCGACCGCACCCACCCGCTGCCGGAGGCCCCGTGGTTCACGCCCGGAGCCACCCGCTCGGCGCGCCGGGTGTTCCTGCACCTGGTGGCCGAGACCGCCCAGCACGCCGGGCACGCCGACATCCTGCGCGAGTCGCTCGACGGCCAGAAGACGATGGGCTGAGGACCGCCTACCCCTCCAGCGGCGCCCGCTCCAGCTCCTCCACCCGGGCCGCGGCGCGGTCGTGCTCCGCGGCAGCCCGCTCGGCGGCCCGGTCGGCGGAGGTGGCCCGCCGCCGGGCCCGGCCGGCGTCGCCCTCGGCGGCGGTCGCCTCCTCGCGGACACGGGTCAGCTCGGCGGCCAGCTCCTCGGCGCGGTCGAGCAGCTCCTGCTGCCGCTCGGCGGCGCGGGCGGCCCGGTCGTGCGCCGCCCGCGCGGCGTCGGCCGCCTCCTCCGCGGCCGCGGCGGCCGCGCGTGCCTCCTCCCGGGCGGCCTCGACCTCGCGTCGGCGGCGCTCCTCCGCGGCCCGACGGCGCTCCTCCGCCGCGCGGCGGGCCCGCTCGTCCTCGCCGGACCGCGACCGGCGGGCCGGCGCCTCCGCCGGTGTCGCGGGGCGGGCCGGCCGCGGCGGGGGGACCACCCGCAGGTCCGGCCGCGACCCGAGGCCGGGGCCCAAGCCCTGGTAGGACAGCGCGCCGGTCAGCCGGCCGGCCAGCAGCGCCTCCCCGGCGTCCGGGTCGGCCAGGGCGGCCCGCAGCGTCTCCTCGACCTGGCCGGCGACGGCCTCGCTGAGCGGGTGCCCCAGCCGCGCCGCCAGCACCCGCGCCTGCCGGGTGAGCGCGGCCAGCAGGCGGGAGCGCTGGGTGCCCAGCGCCCTGAGCTCGTCGCCGGCCAGCGTCTGCTGTGCCTCGCGGAGCAGGTCGCCGAGCTCGACCAGCCCGGCGATCTCGTCGGGCCGGTCGCGCACCAGCGCGTTGCACGCCCACGCGGCGGTCGAGGGCCGGCCCAGCGCGCCGATCTCCCCGGCGAGGGCGCGGTCCCCGGCCGCACGGGCCCGCCGGGCGGCCTCGGTGCGGGCGGCCACGAACTCCCCCGGCGGCAGCCCGTACAGCTCGTCGGCGACCTCGTCGAGGTCCACGGCACCTCCTCGACCGGCCGGACGTCCCCGCCAACCTGCCACGACGCCCGGGGGAGGCGCCGCCGGGAAGACACCGGGCACGGGACGGCGTTGCCGCCGTCGTCGTGCGGGTGGTCGACTCGCCGCGACGACGAGAGGGGTGGCGGGATGACGACGTGCGGACACCTGGACCAGATCCGGGACGTGACGCCGGACTCGACGGAGGGCTGCAGCGACTGCCTGGCGATCGGCTCGGGCTGGGTGCACCTGCGGGAGTGCCTGACGTGCGGCCACGTCGCGTGCTGCGACTCCTCGCCGAACCGGCACGCGACCGCCCACGCCGACGGCAGCGGTCACCCGATCGTCCGGTCCTTCGAGCCGGGTGAGGACTGGCGGTGGTGCTACCCGGACCAGTCGCTGGTCTGATGGAGCTGCCGGTCATCGCCCTGCTGGCCGGCTCGTTCGCGGTCACCGCGCTGGCGCGGCGGCTCGGCGTCTCGCCGCCGCTGGTCCTGGTGCTCGTCGGGCTGGGTCTGTCCTCCGTCCCCGGGGTCCCGGACTACGCGCTCGACCCCCAGCTGATCCTCACGCTGGTCCTGCCGCCGCTGCTGTACTCGGCGGCGCTGGACAGCTCCTACCTGCGGCTGCGCGCCAACCTGCGGCCGATCGGGATGCTCGCCGTCGGCGCGGTGCTGCTCACCACGGTGGCCGTCGGGCTGGCGGCGTGGTGGCTGGTGCCCGGGCTGCCGCTGGCCTCGGCGCTCGTGCTCGGCGCCGTCGTCGCGCCGCCGGACGCCGTCGCGGCCACCGCCGTGGGCCGCCGGCTGGGCCTGCCGCGCAAGGTGACGACCATCCTCGGCGGCGAGAGCCTGGTCAACGACGCCACCGCGCTGACCCTCTACCGGGTCGCCGTCGCGCTGGCCGCCGGTGCCGGCTACGGCATCGTCGAGGGGCTCGGCGTCTTCGCGCTGGCCGCGGTCGGCGGCGCGGCGATCGGCTGGGGGCTCGGCTGGCTGGTGCACCGGGTGCGGCTGGCCCTCGGCGACGGCGTGCTGGAGAGCGCGCTCGGGCTGCTGGTCCCCTTCGTCGGCTTCGTCGTCGCCGAGGAGGTGCACGCCTCGGGGGTGCTCGCCGTGGTGCTGGCCGGCCTGTACCTCGGCCACCGCTCGCCGCAGGCCGACCCGGTCGCCCGGCTGCAGGACCGCGCGGTGTGGAAGGCCGCCGACACGCTGCTCGAGGCGACGGTCTTCGCGCTCATCGGCCTGCAGCTGCCCACCGTGCTGGAGGGCATCGGGCCCGGGGTGGCCACGCTGACCGCGGTGGGCCTGGCGCTCGTCGGCGTCGCGTTCCTCGCCCGGGTGGCCTTCGTCTTCCCCACCGCCTACCTGCGGCCACTGGCCCGCCGCCGTCCCGGCTGGGTGTACCCGCCGTGGACGCACGCCGTCGTCGTCTCCTGGGCCGGCATGCGGGGGGTGGTCTCCCTCGCCGCGGCGGCCGGCATCCCGCTCACCACGATGTCCGGCGAGCCGTTCCCCGGGCGCGCGGAGGTGCTCTACCTGACCTTCGTCGTCACGGTCGGCACGCTGCTGCTGCACGGGCTGACGCTGCCGGCCGTCATCCGCCGGCTGGGCGTGCAGGGATCCGAGGACTCCGCCGACGCGCTCGCCGAGGCGCAGGCGCAGTCGGCCGCCGGGCGGGCCGCCGCCGCCCGGCTCGAGGAGCTCGACGACGGCGACCCGCTGCACGCCCAGGCGGTGACCGAGCTGCGCCGGCGCATCGAGGCGCGCACCAACGCCGCGTGGGAGCGGCTCGGTGGGCCGGTGGCCCACGGCGGGGAGACGCCGAGTGCCCGCTACCGGCGGCTGCGGCGGGCGATGCTCGAGGCCGAGCGGGAGGTGTTCGTGTCCCAGCGCGACCAGCGGCGCATCGACGACGAGGTGTTCCGGCGGGTGCAGCACGAGCTGGACCTGGAGGAGGTCACGCTGCTGCGGGAGTGAGCTGGCGCACGCGCGGGCGCGGTGGCACGGTGTACCCGGGAGACGGCGTGGTCCCCCGGCCGGACGACGTCCCGCCGCGCCGGCGCACCGCCGACCTCTCCCGGAGGCAGCCGTGGTCCCCTCCCCCGCCAGTCAGCCCAGCGCCGTCCCGTCGCCGGTCGGCCCACCGACGGTCCTGTTCGTCGGCGCGCACGACGCCGCGACCTCGCAGATGGCCGCCGCACTGCTCACCACCCGTGCCGGTGGCCGGGTGCGCGCGCTGTCGGCCGGGTCCGCGCCCGCGGTCCGGGTCGACCCCGCCGCGGTCGCCGCGATGGCCGAGGTCGGGGTCGACCTCACCGCCCGCTTCCCGAAGCCGCTGACCGCCGACGCGGTGCACCTCTCCGACGTCGTGGTGGTCCTCGGCGGGGCCCAGCCGTGCCCCCTGCTGCCCGGGACGCGCTACCTCGACTGGCCGGTCGAGGACCCCACCGGCCGCGACGTCGCGGGCGTCCGGCCGGTGCGTGACGAGCTGGACCGCCGGGTGCGCGGGCTGCTCACCGAACTGGCCGACTGACCCGCCGGGCGGCGCCCGGGCACGGCGGGGAGCGGGTGCTCCCGCGCCGCACCCGGGGCGGCGCGAGCCGGCCTGCGCGCACCCGCTCGGGCCTAGGCTGGCCGCACCCACCCCGACGGCGTCCCGGAGGTCACCGTGCTGCTGCGCCTGCTCGGTCTGCTGCTGGTCGTCTGGCTGGTCGTGACCGTGATCGGCTGGGTCGTCGAGGGCCTGTTCTGGCTCACCGTCGTCGGCCTCGGGCTCTTCCTCGTCACGGCCGCCGTGGGCATGCGGCGACGCACCGGCTCCTGACCCGGCCGGCGGCGCTCAGGCGGGTGCGGGCGACCGGCTGCTGAGCACGAACCCGTTGCCGTCGGGGTCGCGGAACACCGCCTGCCGGCCCCACGCCTCGTCCGACGGCGGTCCCTCGACGGGCACGCCCACCGCCGACAGCCGCGCGAACGCCGCGTCGACGTCGTCGACCTCGAACACCACCCCCTGCAGGGACCCGGGCGGCATCTGCTCGAACCAGGTGACCAGCGACAGCGACGTCCCGCTGCCGGGTGCACCCACCTGCACCCAGCGCATCCCAGGGGCGAACTCCGCGTCGGCGAGCACCTGCAGGCCCACCTGGCCGGTCCAGAACCGGACGGCGGCCTCCTGGTCGCGCACGGGGACGGAGACGACGGCGACGTCCACGGGGACCTCCTCCGACGACGGGGAGCCGGAGGGCCCAGTCCACGACGACCGGGTGCCGGCGTCAAGGCGCCCCGGCCCCGCGGACGCGGGTGCCGGGGCGCCGCGCGGACGTCAGTGCGCGACCGGTCCGACCGGCTCGACGGGGCGGGCGGGCCGGGCCAGCCGCACGGCGACCGCGGCGAGCACGCTGACCACGCCGAGGACGACGAGCGCCGCGGTCAGGCCGCCCAGCGCCCCGCTGAGCGCGAGCACCACCAGCGGGCAGACGAACTGGCCGAGGAAGACCGCCGAGGTCCAGACGCCGGTGCCGCGGCCGCGCTGCTCGAACGACAGCGGGCCCAGCGCCCAGGTCAGCAGCGAGGGCAGCAGCAGGCCGTTGCCGAGGCCGGTGACCACCGCCGCGACGACGACCGCCGGCACCGTGTCGGCGACGCCGAGGGCGACCAGCCCGACACCGGAGAGGGCGAAGGCGGCCGGCACGGTGACCGCCGGGCCGAGCCGGGCCACCCGGCCGAAGGAGAAGGCGCCCACGGCGGTGCCGAGGGAGCCGATGGCGCTGATCGCACCGATGGCGCCGGTGGACTCCACGCCGATGGTGTCGAGCGTGAAGGACAGCTCGACGATCAGGACGTAGAAGACCAGACCGCCCACCAGGGTCACCGCGACCGGCACGGCCAGCTGCGCCCAGGGCAGGCGGGGCAGCCGCCGCGAGCGGGCGAGCCGCGGCGCGGGCTGCCAGACGTACCGCGCCGCCAGGGCGGCCAGCGGCAGGCTGACGGCGTAGAGCCAGAACGGCGTCCGCCAGTCCTGGGCACCGAGCGCGCCGCCGACACCGAAGAAGACGGTCGCCGAGACGGTGGTGAACACGACCTGCAGGCCGAAGTAGCGCTCGCGCGCCGGGCCGGAGAAGTAGTCGGCCAGCAGCGTGGTGCAGCAGGTCATGATCGCCGCCTCGGTGAGGCCGACGAGCACGCGGCTGGCCACGATCAGCTGCAGCGAGTCCAGCCACAGGGGTGCGGTGCCGCAGAAGGCGTAGGCGACCAGCGAGCCGACGAGCAGCCGCTTGCGACCCACCCGGTCGACGATGCGCCCGGCGATCACCGCGGTCAGCCCGATGACCAGCGCCGGCGCGGTGAGCACGACCGGGGTCAGCGTCTCCACCCCCGCGGTGCCGGCGAAGGCGTCCTGGATCCGCGGCAGGACGGGGGCCAGCAGCACTGCGCCCAGCACGGACAGGCAGCTGGAGAACAGCAGCACCAGCGCCTGCGCCCGGCCAGCAGGGCGGCCGGTGGCGGGGTCGACGGCGACCTCGTCGGCGGGGGGTGCGGCGTCGTGGACCGACACGGGCGTCTCCGGGGGGACGGGTGCCGGTCCCGGTGACCGGCATCACTGGACGGCGAGTGTCGGCACCGCGGCGCGGGAGCGGAAATCACTTCTCCCGGGGTGCGGTATCAGTCAGGTCGATGCCCTCCCGGGCGCCGGGCGAGACGGCCAGCTCGGCGGCGCGCGAGACGACGTCGCGCAGGTACCGGTGCTCGGGGTCGTCGTCGTAGACGGGGTGCCACCACATCGCCTCCACCAGCGGGCCGGCCTCGAACGGCGGCGGCAGCGCCCGGATGCCCGAGCCCAGCGGCAGCAGGTCGACCAGCCGGCGCTGCAGGAGCGCGATCCGGTCGCTGCCGGCGACCAGCGCGGGCACGGTCAGAAAGCTCTCGTTGACCACCTGCACGCGGGGCTCGATGCCGAGCTGGCGCATCTGCCGCGCGGCCGGGGTGGACGCCGTCTGGCCGTGGTAGGTGGCCACCCACGGCAGCGCCTCGAGGTCCGCCACGGTCAGCCCGCGCTCGACGACCGGGTTGTCGGCGGCGACCACGCACACCCACTCGTCGCGGTAGAGGTCGCGGTGGGACAGGTCGGTGACGAACCCGTGCGGCAGCAGCAGCAGGTCGGCGGTGAGCAGCACCTGGTGGGCGCTGTCGACGACGGCCGGCGAGTGCGGGGTGAGCCGCAGCCGGGTGTGCGGCGCCTCCTCCGCGAGCAGCCCGGCGATGGTGTCCCCGAGGACGACGACCACGTAGTCGCTGACCAGCACGGAGAACTCTCGGGTCGACGACGCCGGGTCGAAGCCGGGCTGGGCGGTGAAGACCCGCTCGACACCGGTGAGCGCCACCCGCACCAGCTCGCGCAGCTGCACCGCGAGCGGCGTGAGCCGGTACTCGTTGCCGACCCGGGTGAGCAGCTCGTCGCCGAAGTGGCGGCGCAGCCGGGCCAGCGACGCCGACAGCGCCGGCTGCGACAGCCCCATC
This region of Geodermatophilus bullaregiensis genomic DNA includes:
- a CDS encoding Na+/H+ antiporter, which encodes MELPVIALLAGSFAVTALARRLGVSPPLVLVLVGLGLSSVPGVPDYALDPQLILTLVLPPLLYSAALDSSYLRLRANLRPIGMLAVGAVLLTTVAVGLAAWWLVPGLPLASALVLGAVVAPPDAVAATAVGRRLGLPRKVTTILGGESLVNDATALTLYRVAVALAAGAGYGIVEGLGVFALAAVGGAAIGWGLGWLVHRVRLALGDGVLESALGLLVPFVGFVVAEEVHASGVLAVVLAGLYLGHRSPQADPVARLQDRAVWKAADTLLEATVFALIGLQLPTVLEGIGPGVATLTAVGLALVGVAFLARVAFVFPTAYLRPLARRRPGWVYPPWTHAVVVSWAGMRGVVSLAAAAGIPLTTMSGEPFPGRAEVLYLTFVVTVGTLLLHGLTLPAVIRRLGVQGSEDSADALAEAQAQSAAGRAAAARLEELDDGDPLHAQAVTELRRRIEARTNAAWERLGGPVAHGGETPSARYRRLRRAMLEAEREVFVSQRDQRRIDDEVFRRVQHELDLEEVTLLRE
- a CDS encoding LysR family transcriptional regulator; the encoded protein is MNLASLDLNLLVSLDALLQQRSVTRAAAQMGLSQPALSASLARLRRHFGDELLTRVGNEYRLTPLAVQLRELVRVALTGVERVFTAQPGFDPASSTREFSVLVSDYVVVVLGDTIAGLLAEEAPHTRLRLTPHSPAVVDSAHQVLLTADLLLLPHGFVTDLSHRDLYRDEWVCVVAADNPVVERGLTVADLEALPWVATYHGQTASTPAARQMRQLGIEPRVQVVNESFLTVPALVAGSDRIALLQRRLVDLLPLGSGIRALPPPFEAGPLVEAMWWHPVYDDDPEHRYLRDVVSRAAELAVSPGAREGIDLTDTAPREK
- a CDS encoding UBP-type zinc finger domain-containing protein, with amino-acid sequence MTTCGHLDQIRDVTPDSTEGCSDCLAIGSGWVHLRECLTCGHVACCDSSPNRHATAHADGSGHPIVRSFEPGEDWRWCYPDQSLV
- a CDS encoding serine/threonine-protein kinase, whose translation is MSPETFGPYELLELLGRGGMGEVHRAWDTRRERVVALKRLLPELADDEQFRARFYRECNGAARLNEAHVVPIHDFGEIEGRLYLDMRLVDGRDLSELLEQEGPFPADLAVTVVEQVAAALDAAHAAGIIHRDVKPSNVLVTGTGSVPHCYLVDFGIAGTTGGRTTGSLTRTGMFVGTLEYVAPERLGNGPTDHRVDVYSLACLLHQLLTGQPPFPTFDPAALCAAHLYREPPRPSATVPSLPPALDAVVARGMAKDPDARFPSAGALAWAARAALGGDDVRTPVVPLRGAPPTVTPPPLTPPAPATTGGHGAPASTPPVPAVTAAARSEGALPPTVTGTAPPSRDEPPDPRQPVGRRPARRRLAGALIAVAVAAAAAGGVVAARVLDGDSTPVITEAADDPGDSPFHRPPGGGGQMGEQVPAPEQSSAPTEGVSGDQPGLYGGTGAQVCDAAGLTRFLEANPSQAAAWAEVQGIEPEGIGAFIADLTPVVLRFDTAVTNHGFVDGRATPFHSVLQAGTAVLVDEFGSPQVRCACGNPLDPPAPRPSPEYEGEPWPSFSEDVVVNVTPAPVVVNALVVVYADGQIRERPLSTSGEEDKTPPPEVLMDAEEFVEDPTTATPPASAPASQSSPSTSPPASAPASQSSPSTSPPASAPASQSSPSTSPPDDGTGGTGTGETSNPDTGGTGTGETTNPDTGGTGTGETTNPDTGGTGTGETTNPDTGGTGTGETTNPDTGGTGTGETTNPDTGGTGTGETTNPDTGGTGTGETTNPDTGGTGTGETTNPDTGGTGTGETTNPDTGGTGTGETTNPDTGGTGTGETTNPDTGGTGTGETTNPDTGGTGTGETTNPDTGGTGTGETTNPDTGGTETDTDTSGGNGEDTSTGG
- a CDS encoding helix-turn-helix transcriptional regulator, whose product is MTDPSARTLRLLSLLQARRYWPGPDLAGRLGVSVRTLRRDVDRLRELGYPVSASRGVDGGYALAPGAALPPLVLDDDEAVALAVGLQAAAAGPVAGMAETSVRALAKLVQVMPARLRRRVDALRAMTVPAGWGPTSTDDAVDPAVLTAVALACRDTERTVFGYTPPGRERSERTVEPHRLVALGRRWYLVGWDLDRGDWRVFRLDRLDAPRGTGAVFGPRRFPAEDAAAYVRERIGSAWTRFVVEAVVAAPAGRVRERIGRWAAVTDDGDGGCRVRIEADDLDWAALALGVTGAPFTVLSPPEMGPHLRDLAARYTAAGAALS
- a CDS encoding DinB family protein; protein product: MTAPTAPALDTERADLLETLGTHRAFLRFTVRGLTDEQATRRTTVSALTLAGLVKHVAATEATWADFAVRGPAAFADTTPEVWAQEWVLEPGETLADVLARYEQVAARTDELVRTIDLDRTHPLPEAPWFTPGATRSARRVFLHLVAETAQHAGHADILRESLDGQKTMG
- a CDS encoding MFS transporter — translated: MSVHDAAPPADEVAVDPATGRPAGRAQALVLLFSSCLSVLGAVLLAPVLPRIQDAFAGTAGVETLTPVVLTAPALVIGLTAVIAGRIVDRVGRKRLLVGSLVAYAFCGTAPLWLDSLQLIVASRVLVGLTEAAIMTCCTTLLADYFSGPARERYFGLQVVFTTVSATVFFGVGGALGAQDWRTPFWLYAVSLPLAALAARYVWQPAPRLARSRRLPRLPWAQLAVPVAVTLVGGLVFYVLIVELSFTLDTIGVESTGAIGAISAIGSLGTAVGAFSFGRVARLGPAVTVPAAFALSGVGLVALGVADTVPAVVVAAVVTGLGNGLLLPSLLTWALGPLSFEQRGRGTGVWTSAVFLGQFVCPLVVLALSGALGGLTAALVVLGVVSVLAAVAVRLARPARPVEPVGPVAH
- a CDS encoding arsenate reductase/protein-tyrosine-phosphatase family protein, producing the protein MVPSPASQPSAVPSPVGPPTVLFVGAHDAATSQMAAALLTTRAGGRVRALSAGSAPAVRVDPAAVAAMAEVGVDLTARFPKPLTADAVHLSDVVVVLGGAQPCPLLPGTRYLDWPVEDPTGRDVAGVRPVRDELDRRVRGLLTELAD
- a CDS encoding VOC family protein, with the protein product MDVAVVSVPVRDQEAAVRFWTGQVGLQVLADAEFAPGMRWVQVGAPGSGTSLSLVTWFEQMPPGSLQGVVFEVDDVDAAFARLSAVGVPVEGPPSDEAWGRQAVFRDPDGNGFVLSSRSPAPA